A window from Desulfovibrio aminophilus DSM 12254 encodes these proteins:
- a CDS encoding arylesterase translates to MRAFRLCWWLPVLVLLYCISFPAQSSAQAAPQVIARPLVLLALGDSLTAGYGLPQGAGFAERLEARLRAAGRDVRVINAGVSGDTSAGGLARLDWLLSDPSGTPDAAVVELGANDALRGLDPARTKANLAAILDKLRAKGVRVLLAGMLAPPNMGPAYEKDFNGLYPALAREKGVELYPFFLDGVAGDRNLNQSDGIHPTEAGVERIVDRILPRVERLLDGAARRG, encoded by the coding sequence ATGCGTGCGTTCCGCCTGTGCTGGTGGTTGCCGGTCCTGGTCCTCTTGTACTGCATTTCGTTTCCGGCTCAAAGCAGCGCCCAGGCCGCTCCGCAGGTAATCGCGCGACCGCTCGTCCTGCTGGCCCTGGGCGACAGCCTCACCGCGGGCTACGGCCTGCCCCAGGGCGCGGGCTTCGCCGAACGCCTGGAGGCCCGGCTGCGCGCGGCGGGCCGGGATGTGCGGGTGATCAACGCCGGTGTTTCCGGCGACACGAGCGCGGGTGGCTTGGCCCGGCTGGACTGGCTGCTTTCCGATCCGTCCGGTACGCCGGACGCGGCCGTGGTGGAACTGGGGGCCAACGACGCCCTGCGCGGCCTGGACCCGGCGCGCACCAAGGCCAATCTCGCGGCCATCCTGGACAAGCTGCGGGCCAAGGGCGTGCGCGTGCTCCTGGCCGGGATGCTGGCCCCGCCGAACATGGGCCCGGCCTATGAAAAGGACTTCAACGGGCTCTATCCGGCCCTGGCGCGGGAAAAGGGCGTGGAGCTGTATCCCTTTTTCCTGGACGGCGTGGCCGGGGACCGGAACCTGAACCAGAGCGACGGCATCCACCCCACGGAAGCGGGCGTGGAGCGCATCGTGGACCGCATCCTGCCCCGGGTGGAGCGCCTGCTGGACGGCGCGGCCCGGCGCGGCTGA
- a CDS encoding ABC transporter ATP-binding protein: MGTPESLISLQSVHLTLTGGSGPVNILRGVNLEVRAGETLAVVGPSGSGKTTLLMVLAGLERPSSGSVNVSGRNLALMGEDALARFRRSGVGIVFQAFHLVPTMTAQENVALPLEFAGRPRAFETAGRWLAAVGLDSRLDHYPAQLSGGEQQRVALARAFAPEPFLLLADEPTGNLDADTGRIIMDLLFSLSADRGTTLVLVTHDQGLAARAGRTVRMCDGRLDGEAG; encoded by the coding sequence ATGGGCACTCCAGAGTCGTTGATATCCCTTCAATCCGTGCATCTGACGTTAACCGGGGGCAGCGGGCCGGTCAACATCCTGCGCGGCGTGAACCTCGAGGTCCGCGCCGGGGAGACCCTGGCCGTGGTGGGCCCCTCGGGCTCGGGCAAGACCACCCTGCTCATGGTCCTGGCCGGGCTGGAGCGGCCCAGCTCGGGCAGCGTGAACGTCTCCGGCCGCAACCTGGCGCTCATGGGCGAGGACGCCCTGGCCCGCTTCCGCCGCTCCGGCGTGGGCATCGTGTTCCAGGCCTTCCACCTCGTGCCGACCATGACCGCCCAGGAGAACGTGGCCCTGCCCCTGGAATTCGCGGGCAGGCCGAGAGCCTTCGAAACCGCCGGGCGCTGGCTGGCGGCCGTGGGCCTGGACTCCCGCCTGGACCACTACCCGGCCCAGCTCTCCGGCGGTGAGCAACAGCGCGTGGCCCTGGCCCGGGCCTTCGCCCCCGAGCCCTTCCTGCTTTTGGCCGACGAGCCCACCGGCAACCTCGACGCGGACACCGGCCGGATCATCATGGACCTGCTTTTCTCCCTCTCGGCCGACCGGGGGACCACCCTCGTGCTCGTGACCCACGATCAGGGGCTGGCAGCCCGCGCCGGACGCACCGTGCGCATGTGCGACGGCCGCCTGGACGGGGAGGCCGGATGA